A portion of the Bactrocera neohumeralis isolate Rockhampton chromosome 2, APGP_CSIRO_Bneo_wtdbg2-racon-allhic-juicebox.fasta_v2, whole genome shotgun sequence genome contains these proteins:
- the LOC126751337 gene encoding uncharacterized protein LOC126751337, producing MHQVLSYETAVRANSSREFREYVTKRTCVSLVLTIAFLTLILGYLLGNFVSERKYQMRLNKAAGKGVGPPHTVEVSSADYANLKEINAYQKNKDKLLSSAQSLSELLKRDQSYPASSINTDIFNKYISCTQDIPPSTSIDYSQFIEQLVDNTAARQRDCLRVIQLIIDNHMSGDTN from the exons ATGCATCAAGTGCTGAGCTATGAGACCGCTGTACGTGCCAACAGTTCCCGCGAGTTCCGCGAATATGTCACCAAACGCACTTGCGTCAGTCTCGTGCTCACAATAGCCTTCCTGACGCTCATACtgg GCTATTTGCTGGGCAATTTCGTGTCGGAGCGTAAATATCAAATGCGACTGAACAAGGCGGCCGGCAAAGGAGTGGGACCGCCGCACACGGTGGAAGTGAGCAGCGCCGATTATGCAAATCTCAAAGAAATCAATGCTTACCAAAAGAACAAAGACAAGCTTTTGAGCTCGGCACAATCGCTCAGTGAGTTATTGAAGCGCGATCAAAGCTATCCGGCGAGTTCCATCAATACGGACATATTCAACAAGTACATATCGTGCACACAGGATATACCGCCCAGCACCAGCATCGACTACAGCCAATTCATCGAGCAGTTGGTGGACAATACGGCGGCGCGGCAACGCGATTGCTTGCGTGTGATTCAGTTGATTATTGATAATCACATGAGCGGTGACACGAACTGA